Within Deinococcus actinosclerus, the genomic segment CGTTCTGGATGAGCAGGTTGGCGCGGTTGAAGAGGTCCTGCGCGGGCGACACGACGCTCTGCGCCAGCGCGCCGGGCGCCACGCCGACACCCAGCAGCAGCGCCGTGAGGCCTGCCGTGCGCGCGGCGCGAAGGAAGGACAGGGCAGTCACCGGGCGGGCAGGTGTGGCGTTCATCGGTCCCCGTATTGTGCGCCGCACGCATGGGAATTTGGTGGGCGGCGATTGCGACGGAAGTCACAGGATTCGCCCGCCAGGACGCCAAAATCCACCCCCAGCCGGGGGCATGCTGCGCGGCGGGTCAGCGCCCGGCCCTCAGCGCCCCACCGTCAGCGGACGGGGCGGCGCTGGTACAGCTCCACCACGCGCCGCAGGAACTTCAGGCCTGGCGTCAGGCTGCTGGCCTGCACCCACTCGTCGGTGCGGTGCGCGTTCCCGCCGCGGTACACCCCGGCGGCCAGGGCCGGCAGGTCGTGCGGAACGGCGGCGTTCGCGTCGGTGCTGCTGCTCGCCACGCGCAGGTCAATGCGGCCCTCGCGGCTGGCCTCGCGCACCAGCTCCAGCAGCGCCTCGCCGCGCAGGTCGCCGCCCGGGCGGTCCCCGACCCGCTCCAGGTGCAGTTTCACGCCCGCCTCGCGCGCCGCCGCGTGCAGGGCCGCCACCGCGCGCCGGTCAAGGTCGCTCAGCACCTCGCCGTCTAGGGAGCGCAGGTCCAGGAGCAGTTCGGCGGTGCCGGCGATGGAGTTCACGCTGGTGCCGCCCGTTGCGACGCCCACGTTCAGGGTGGTGCGCGGGCTGGTGGGCAGGTACAGGGCGTACAGGGCGCTGATCGCGCGGCCCAGGGCGTGCAGGGCGCTGGGCGCCTGATCGCCCCAGGAGTGCCCGCCGGGCCCGATGAACGTGGCGCGGTAGCGGCGCACGCCCACGGCGCGGGTCACGGCGATGCCCAGGTAACCGTCCACGGCCAGGAACGCGCCCAGCTGCGCGCGGTGGGCGCGCAGCAGGTGCTTGGCGCCGCGCAGGTCCCCCAGGCCCTCCTCGCCGACGTTGGCGGCGAGCCACAGCGGGCGGCGCAGCGGGGCGGGCCGCTCGCGCAGGTCGCGCAGCAGCGCGGTCATGACGGCCAGGCTGGCGCTGTTGTCCCCCACGCCGGGCCCCACCAGCCGCCCGCCCTCCTCGCGGACGGTCACGTCGGTGTCCGCGTCGAAGACGGTGTCGAGGTGCGAGGCGAGCAGCAGCGCAGGAAGGCCCTCGGTGCCGGGCGGGGTGATCCGGGTGAGGACGTTCCCGGCCTCGTCCCGCTCGACCGCGTAGCCCAGGTCCGTCCACAGGCCCGCGATCAGGTCCGCGCGCCGCTCCTCGTGGAAGGTCGGGGCGGGGGTCTGGGCGATGCGCTTGAGGTACGTCAGGGGCATTGCGCGCCATTGTACGTGCGCCTGCCCGGGCGGATGCCCAGATCAGCGCGCCTGACAGGGGAGCGGCCCGCGCGCTCCGGCCCCTGGAGGGGCACAGGAACGCGCGGGCCTGAGGGGCGCGGTGACGGGTCAGCGGCGCAGCATGCGGCTGCCGATCATGCCGGCCAGCCCGACCAGTCCGGCCTTCACCAGGGGGCTGCTGAGCATCCCGCCGGGCGCGAAGGCCGCCTCCAGGGGGCTCTTGCCGTCCTGCGCGGGGGCCTGCGCGGTACGGGTGTAGGCGTCCACGAGGTCGTCGTCGTCGTCGTGGCGGACCTGGGTGACGGGGTTGGCGGGGCTGCGCACGATGGCGTCGCCCATCTCGCGGCGCTGCTCGGGGCTCATGCCGCCCACGTAGTCACGCAGGATCTGGCTGCGTTCCTCGGGGCTGGCCTGCTGCAGGTAGTCCTGGATGTACGCGGCGGCTTCCTGGGGGCTGACCTGCCCATCGCCGTTCGTGTCGCGGGGGTCGAGTCGGGCCATCTGCTCGTGACGGTCTTTCTGCTGGAAGAACATGCGGGTACCTCCGGGGTGGTGGGGGCGCGGGCAGCGGATCGCCGCGCGGGACGTGGGTTGAGGGGCAACGCTGCTCACGCTACCCGCCGCCGGGCGGGGCGGGCGTGAGGGGGGCCTTCAGCGGCGTTCACGCTCGCCTCTGCCGTCACGCCTGCGGCCGTCACCCCTGCTGCACCTCTGCCGCTGCCGGGCGGGGCGATCCGGTGAACACTCGCGCGGCGCGCGGGGCGCTACAGTCCGGTCTGTATGCGCTCACTGGTGCTGATTGGTCACGGGTCCCACCTGAACGGGGAATCGGCGGTCGCCGCGTACCGCTACGCGGAGCTGATCCGCGCGCGCGGCCTGTTCGACGAGGTGATTGAGGGCTACTGGAAGGAGGAACCGTCGCTGCGGCAGGTTCTCAAGACGACCGCCAGCACCGACGTGACCGTGATTCCCATGTTCATCAGCGAGGGGTACTTCACCGAGACGGTCATCCCGCGTGAACTGGGCCTGGGCCACCAGGGCCCCGTGCCGCCCGAGGGGATCGCCCGGGTGATCGGGGGGCGCACCGTGCGCTACACCCCGCCGTACGGGGTGCACCCCGGCATGGCGGACGTGATCGTCGCGCGCGCCCGCGAGGTGCTGCCCGAACTCGGCCCGGACGGCCCGGCGGACGGCGTCGAGACCGCGCTGATCGTGCTGGGGCACGGCACGACCCGCAACGAGAACAGCAGCCGCGTGATCTACGAGAACGCCGCGCGCCTGCGGGAGCGGGGGCTGTTCAGCGAGGTCCACGCCCTGTTCCTCGACGAGGAGCCGCGCGTGACCGGCTGGGCCGACCTCGTGCGCGCCCCACGCGTGGTGGTCGTGCCGTTCTTCGCCTCCGAAGGCTGGCACACCCTGGAGACCATCCCGGAGGAACTGGGCCTGAGCGGCGTGGTCACGCCCTTCCCGGACACCCCGCACGGCCCGCAGCAGGTGCACTACGCGCGGCCCGTGGGGACGCACGCGGCGGTCGCAGAGGTCATCCTGCACCTCGCGGAGGAGGCGCGCGGCGCGGGCGGCCCCGGCGGGGACACCGAACGCGGGCACGAGGCCGCGTGGCAGGC encodes:
- a CDS encoding M20/M25/M40 family metallo-hydrolase encodes the protein MPLTYLKRIAQTPAPTFHEERRADLIAGLWTDLGYAVERDEAGNVLTRITPPGTEGLPALLLASHLDTVFDADTDVTVREEGGRLVGPGVGDNSASLAVMTALLRDLRERPAPLRRPLWLAANVGEEGLGDLRGAKHLLRAHRAQLGAFLAVDGYLGIAVTRAVGVRRYRATFIGPGGHSWGDQAPSALHALGRAISALYALYLPTSPRTTLNVGVATGGTSVNSIAGTAELLLDLRSLDGEVLSDLDRRAVAALHAAAREAGVKLHLERVGDRPGGDLRGEALLELVREASREGRIDLRVASSSTDANAAVPHDLPALAAGVYRGGNAHRTDEWVQASSLTPGLKFLRRVVELYQRRPVR
- a CDS encoding DR2241 family protein; this translates as MRSLVLIGHGSHLNGESAVAAYRYAELIRARGLFDEVIEGYWKEEPSLRQVLKTTASTDVTVIPMFISEGYFTETVIPRELGLGHQGPVPPEGIARVIGGRTVRYTPPYGVHPGMADVIVARAREVLPELGPDGPADGVETALIVLGHGTTRNENSSRVIYENAARLRERGLFSEVHALFLDEEPRVTGWADLVRAPRVVVVPFFASEGWHTLETIPEELGLSGVVTPFPDTPHGPQQVHYARPVGTHAAVAEVILHLAEEARGAGGPGGDTERGHEAAWQAFLTLARRGARIGELLVTPELGVFEIRNALDEGRPGGDLMTLVTPEGVRDRVRFTDGGEHRPVHTLRSLPRGWRAVLNEADLRRAVHYTYPAVVEETYAHGCHALRPTPWATTARRQTGIYAKVQRAVPEQVERVAERVCGGCLRTRLWAGDRLTHSFLDGVPGGMPCAEACTFLVAEVREEVARKKAAAASDD